The Setaria italica strain Yugu1 chromosome IX, Setaria_italica_v2.0, whole genome shotgun sequence genome has a window encoding:
- the LOC101783343 gene encoding tyrosine decarboxylase 1 has product MAPPSHCYISNGAPQNGVVVPMETGTLPPQDSHLLDPDEFRRQGHQVIDFIADYYARMGEYPVHPSVNPGFLRRELPADAPSRPERDAFDAALRDVRDLILPGLTHWQSPRHFAHFPASSSTVGALGEALTAGINIVPFTWAASPAATELEMVVVDWLGKALHLPERLMFCGGGGGTLLGTTCEAILCALVAARDRKLADIGSRRIGDLVVYCSDQTHFAFRKAAHIAGIHRDNCREIATCRDDVFALSPAELHAATQADVDAGLVPLFLCATVGTTQTTAVDPIRELSAVAAAHGAWVHVDAAYAGSALVCPEFRHVIDGVEAVDSFSMNAHKWLLANTDCCALWVRKPSLLVAALGTEQEYILKDAAAEGHDVVDYKDWSVTLTRRFRALKLWLVLRCYGVEGLRAHVRSHLRIAASFESMVRADARFEVTVATQFALVCFRLRSPEKLGGEKTANELNRRLLEEVNSTGSGPYMSSAMVGGIYMLRCAVGSTLTEERHVREAWKVVQDQAASLLRKMEINYSVVAE; this is encoded by the coding sequence ATGGCACCGCCTTCGCACTGCTACATCAGCAATGGCGCCCCACAGAACGGCGTTGTCGTCCCTATGGAAACAGGAACTCTGCCGCCGCAGGACTCCCACCTGctcgaccccgacgagttcCGGCGGCAGGGCCACCAGGTCATCGACTTCATCGCCGACTACTACGCCCGCATGGGCGAGTACCCCGTGCACCCCAGCGTCAACCCCGGCTTCCTACGACGCGAGCTCCCCGCGGACGCGCCGTCGCGTCCGGAGCGCGACGCATTCGACGCGGCGCTGCGGGACGTCCGCGACCTCATCCTGCCCGGCCTGACGCACTGGCAGAGCCCTCGCCACTTCGCGCACTTCCCGGCGTCCAGCAGCACTGTCGGTGCCCTCGGCGAGGCTCTTACGGCAGGCATCAACATCGTTCCCTTCACGtgggccgcctcgccggccgccaccgaaCTCGAGATGGTCGTCGTGGACTGGCTCGGCAAAGCGCTCCACCTGCCCGAGAGGCTCATGttctgcggcggtggcggaggcacgCTTCTAGGCACCACGTGCGAGGCCATCCTCTGCGCCCTTGTTGCCGCGAGGGACCGGAAGCTCGCAGACATTGGGAGCAGGAGGATCGGAGACCTCGTCGTCTACTGCTCCGACCAGACCCACTTTGCATTCCGCAAGGCTGCCCACATCGCTGGTATCCACCGTGACAACTGCCGCGAGATCGCGACGTGCCGCGATGACGTGTTCGCGCTCTCGCCAGCCGAGCTGCATGCCGCCACGCAAGCCGACGTGGACGCCGGGCTGGTCCCGCTCTTCCTGTGCGCGACGGTGGGGACCACCCAGACCACCGCCGTGGACCCCATCCGCGAGCTCagcgccgtcgcggcggcgcacggcgcctGGGTCCACGTGGACGCGGCCTATGCTGGCTCGGCGCTCGTCTGCCCGGAGTTCCGCCACGTCATTGACGGCGTTGAGGCCGTGGACTCATTCAGCATGAACGCCCACAAGTGGCTTCTGGCCAACACCGACTGCTGCGCGCTGTGGGTGAGGAAGCCGTCACTGCTCGTGGCGGCGCTCGGCACGGAGCAGGAGTACATCCtcaaggacgcggcggcggaggggcacgACGTCGTGGACTACAAGGACTGGTCCGTGACGCTGACACGCCGGTTCCGCGCGCTCAAGCTGTGGCTCGTGCTCCGCTGCTACGGCGTCGAGGGCCTGCGCGCCCACGTCCGCTCCCACCTGCGCATAGCCGCGTCGTTCGAGAGCATGGTCAGGGCCGACGCGCGGTTTGAGGTGACCGTGGCGACGCAGTTCGCGCTGGTGTGCTTCCGGCTCCGGTCGCCGGAAAAGCTGGGCGGCGAGAAGACGGCCAACGAGCTCAACCGGAGGCTCCTGGAGGAGGTGAACTCGACCGGCTCCGGGCCGTACATGAGCTCCGCCATGGTGGGTGGCATCTACATGCTCAGGTGCGCCGTCGGGAGCACGCTTACGGAGGAGCGGCACGTCCGTGAAGCGTGGAAGGTCGTGCAGGATCAAGCTGCTTCCCTCCTCCGTAAAATGGAGATCAATTACAGCGTAGTTGCCGAATAA